In Antennarius striatus isolate MH-2024 chromosome 8, ASM4005453v1, whole genome shotgun sequence, a single window of DNA contains:
- the gemin6 gene encoding gem-associated protein 6, which produces MQCGWPLLGPLQWLRYVSKQVKVTVGRDEEFRGWLLTVDPVSASLVLVTFREEGGASVQVVMGHAVGEVEVLQEADEETAARLGASFPPQRCDLDPEELRRRRRRVRSWLEKNWVPVCEDGEDLRVAGVLTVTPPYGPENCFSSNQIILDRIQTLIQSSHQELRSGCET; this is translated from the exons ATGCAGTGCGGCTGGCCTCTACTAGGTCCGCTGCAGTGGCTTCGTTACGTCAGCAAACAGGTGAAGGTGACGGTGGGAAGAGACGAAGAGTTCCGGGGATGGCTGCTGACCGTGGACCCGGTGTCCGCCAG TCTGGTCCTGGTCACCTTCAGGGAGGAGGGCGGAGCTTCGGTGCAGGTGGTGATGGGTCATGCTGTGGGGGAGGTGGAGGTCCTCCAGGAAGCTGACGAGGAGACAGCGGCGCGTCTCGGGGCCTCGTTCCCGCCTCAGAGGTGTGATCTGGAcccggaggagctgaggaggaggaggaggcgtgtGCGGAGCTGGCTGGAGAAGAACTGGGTTCCGGTGTGTGAGGACGGCGAGGACCTGAGGGTGGCGGGGGTTTTGACAGTCACCCCCCCCTACGGACCCGAAAACTGTTTCAGCTCCAACCAGATCATCCTGGACCGCATCCAGACCCTGATCCAGAGCTCGCATCAGGAGCTCCGGTCTGGATGTGAGACATGA